Genomic DNA from Solanum dulcamara chromosome 4, daSolDulc1.2, whole genome shotgun sequence:
atgttaaataGTGAAAGACtgttttaatctttttttaagTCGACCTTTTATCAACTATAAATAATGACGTGATCTCACTTAAAGAAGTGTAGAAAACTACTGCCTAATTTATATAAGTAGTTATAAAGAGGTAGTTGTAACTAaagatttgaattatttttgctGGTAGGAAAAGCTACCAAATTAATAGAACTCCTACCtaagaaaaataacttaattttgTAGTTTTCGATGAAAAGAAAAGTAACTTTCTTTCAAGATTTAtagctcaaataaatatttcatgtgACTAAAAAAACTCCGCTACTTCAAATAAATACCACAATTTGACATGATGAGTTCCACGCTTTCTTTTTCCCTTCTTTCTTAATTCtaccttttttatttgttaGGCATTTGGGGACAGGTTTTAATAAATGCTAAACCAAGAAATggggaaaaaaagaaaggcagAAACTTTTCTTATTTCAAATGTGACATGTCTGTCCTTGGTCTTCTTCTATTATAGCCCCccctttaaaaaatcataaactcAGACGACCCCTTCAACACAGATTTAGAGCCACATaacatcatttatttattatatttgataattaaaaaaacaattgaaagagttttacGTCAGGTCATCTTAAAAACAATTTAATATAACGCAAAAGAAAAGGtcattaataatgaaaaaactGTTATGAAGGTGGAAGGTGAAAGGTGGATTGTCCACCTTATAAGTGGATTGTCCAAAAAACAAGTTGAAAATAACTTACCATTTCACTTGGTATTTGTTCTACTTTccatgcctatataaaggcaCGATACAAGAAAGGaaattgatatataaatataaaaataataatacacaGCAATTTCTCTCTGCATTTCTtctgtctctcttttctcttttcaataTATgtccttttaattattttgttatttgctaagttaaGTTATTTCATAACACGTTATTAGCACGAAGCTCTGCTATTTAatcaaggtaacaaaagtggtaagagttttatttaattttatttttataaaatggaaaatatttcaaaacttgaatttactgctcttgatatctctggaaaagctactcatcatgggcacttgatgccgaaattcatctagaattgatgggtctggcagacaccatcaaagacgATAACacgacatctagtcaagaccgtgcaaaatCTATGAtttttctccgccaccatcttgacgaagggctaaaattacaatatcttacattaaaggaTTCcctgaaattgtggaaaaaattaaaagaagatatgaccacctgaagttgggcatgcttccacaagcacgtcatgactggttaaatctgaggctaatggactttaaaaatataactggaTATAATTCTgtcttatttagaattatagctcagttaaatttatgcggagacgAAATCACTCAGCAAGATAAATtggaaaaaacatactccacatttcaatccgcgaatatgctcctacaacagcaatatcgcgaaaaagattttacaaaatattctgaattattatctcaccttcttattgctgaaagacatgatgaactattaatgaaaaagcaTGATAGTCGgcagttggttctttgccactccctgaagtgaatcaggcaaattataaCTAACAAAAAAGAGGTCATGGCctcagtcgtggtcgtggtcgtggtcaaataaaattttttaatcatgatactcggctggcaccgagaaatgcccagcaatataaaaggcaggatAAAAAGCAAGAAGCTTTACCGAATGGATGTActtacaacttacctttatggttcacttgataataaaatttacatgaaaatcccagaaagactaaaattgcctgaagcatgtaataaaTTTTGGGAGATGTATTCAATAAAACTGCAAGATCATTATATGGACTGAAACAATCAGGCCGCATATGGTATAAttgccttagtgagtacttaataaatgaaggctatattaatgatgttatttgtccatgtgtttttattaagaaaacagaatcagagtttgttatactcgtcgtttgtgttgatgacataaatctcattggaacccctggagaggtccaaaaggcaattgaatatctaaagaaagaatttgaaatgaaagtcCTTGGAAAGACAAACCTCTGTCTcagtctgcaaattgaacatttagcagacagGGTTTTTGTctatcaatctgcctacactgagaaaatcttaaaaagattttacatggacaaagcacatccattaagtactccaatggttgttcgatcagttgaagtggaaaaagatcaatttcgacctccagaagagaatgaagaaattcttggtcctgaagtaccatatctcagtgctatttgtgcacttatgtatcttgctaacacaactagacctgatataacattttctgttaatttgctaacaaggtatagttcatccccaacgcgaagacattggaacggtataaacatattttgcgatacatGAAGGatactattgatatgagttttttttatactaacaaagattgcgtagaccttattggttatgcagatgcaggttatttatcagacccacataaagctcgatctcagacatgctatctatttacacacggaggaactgctatatcatggcgatttactaaacagtccattgttgctacttcttcaaatcatgctgaaataatagcaattcatgaagcaagtagagaatgtgtgtggttgagatcgatgatacagttcatcaaaaaaAGATGTGGTCTAGAAAATGATGTTAAAGTActcacaattatattcgaagacaatgtcgcgtgcatagctcaattgaagggtagcttcataaaaggagacagaacgaaacatatttcaccaaaattattcttcacacatgatctacagaagaatggtgatattgatgtacaacaagttcgttcaagtgataatcttgcagatttattcacaaaggcattaccaacatcaacttttgagaaactaagatataaagttggaatgcgtcgtttccaaaatatcaaatgaagttttcacgagggggagtaaaatacgcgctgcactctttttttcttaaccaaagttttgtcccactgaattttcctgataatatttttaatgaggcagcaatcaagacgtattaccagatatgtgtattttttttccagttaaTTTTTCCtagtaaagttttttttttcttttacaagaaacaacatgtggacatccaagggggagtgttatgaAGGTGGAAGGTGAAAGGTGGATTGTCCACCTTATAAGTGGATTGCCCACTAAACAAGTTGAAAATAACTTACCATTTCACTTGGTATTTGTTCTACTTTCCATGCCTATATAAAGACAACATAcaaggaagaaaataaatacaCAGATACAAAAACAATAATACACGGCAATTTCTCTCTGTCTTTCTTCTGTCTCTCTTTTCTCCTTTCAATAAATgtccttttaattattttgttatttgctaagttaaGTTATTTCATAACAAAAACATATTAATTACAAATTGTGTCTTGGAATTATTGGATGGTACTTAACAATAGTAATTAGGTTGGAGATTGAACAATTGACGATGTGTTATTGTTAGGTAGTCAAATCATATTGAATTCTTCTTCCGCCTAACATTAACCAAAATCATATTGAATTCTTCATCTGGGCCCTTTTCTCCCCCACCTCTACACTTGAAGCACTAAATTTCTTTTAAGGGACTTGATCCATCATGTTGTCTGTTTCCGactaatagaaaaaatatatcttttcaaaatatttagacAAATTTTTTCACGGATTAGTTCggttttaaaataaattgaatcaaCTTGTTCAAAATGGATTGAGTTAATAAAATAAACGAATCAATAATTGTCCAAATCTAAACAAATTAGACGGATCATGACTTTACGGGGCAACCCTTAATTATATCACAGAACTCCGAATTAGTTACGCTAGTTACAGAATATTCACCGCATGATGTTAATAAGTACTTTCGTGTAGATACCATTCTATTACTCAAACTTTTAAGGAGTTTAGGTTAATCCCATACCAATTGACAATTGCAATCAAGTGGATATGAGTCCAAATATTTGAGTGTTCATAGGATTAAATTTACACATTGAACCAAATGTTGCTCCAAGTATAACTAAAATTAGATCTCATATATATAAGAAGTTAAAACTTAGAAGGCAGAGCTTGTAAAGAAATAGAATTTTGTCGTAAggcttcaaaaaaaaattaatcatgaCTAATAATCCATCTAACATGCAACTAGTAATTTCGTTATAAAGCATGAATTATAAtcatttaaaactattttacaATGGTCGCATGTAACGTATGCATATTGTATAAAAAGTGTATAATGATGTATATGTGatgtaaattatatatataatctttgcGATACTATAAAGTGACACCTGAAGTTGTTTCGAATTTCAAAATGACACCTTAACTATGCGGAAATCCTATTACCTtcctaaataattttgaactgatattattacattattttttgtcCACCTGACATAGAGAGTGTATGCACTCTTTAAGAGCGTGAGcaatataaataaatgaatataattttatttttacaagtattttgttataaaatatattttcttgttttcatattattttaacttttttccttattattttttttcctttcttcttcaaaaattcattgtCATCTATAGGGGTGTTGGTTTGGATAAAAATCGATTCAAaccaaaaaatcaaaacaaaccGATCTTTTagttggtttggttttgtttgattttacatttttaaaaattgataatatttgatttggttttgattttggttttgttCAAAAAACCCAAAGAAATAACCGAACCGAACCgacaaattatatacatattttttgtaattatatatacataatatattattttttatatacacTTTTTAATGCAAAAAATAAAGcacactaatttaaaatagtaaggtGTGATACGTCTTTTATTTGTGCAACTATATTATTAACCTATGCATTATTCTGTAAGTTTATGTTCTTTAGTACATTGTATTAACTAACGATATAAGGAGAAAGTTAAAAATAACTAAAGTTTTGGTATAAGAATTATACGATCGAAAATgacatgaaaaaattatttttttgaataaattattgtctttttcttctcttttgaatgaatagtttcttttatttttgtgtatggttaataaccgaaccaaactaAATTGAAAGCGATAACAACCAAATCGATGgatgtatattttaattgatttggtttagtttttaaattggtttggttttgattttagtTTTGACCAATACCGACCCGTGAACACCCCTTGTCATCTCCATTGAAATGCCTCACTTTCAATGTCACCATTTTTACCACAACCCCGCCCTCCTTCTTTTACTACTATTAGTTTAAGtcttttcaattttaaactttatctaaatatatttttacatttcGAACAATTTGATAAACCCATTTGATTTCAAGATGATTAAGAGATATCATTTAGcttttttaatccaaattttAATCAAGCTTATTTCAATTTATGGGAGGGTAATAGACACACTCATAATTAcggtgtttttttaaaaatttaagataACTTAAGATgctattttatgttttttctcatttatataataatatttacacaggtcgaattttaaaattttaacttcaaaacttcttatggtaAATTCGCTGCATTTAAACTCCAGAGACTCACTCTTACTTTATCTAACTATTTCGTACAGTTCAACATTACTAGTTTGGTTTTGTTGTTGCCTAACTCTTATTGAATTGCATATCTCTtgcaaagaatttttttttgattaaaattcacaaatataaaaaagggaagaaaagaagaagagtagAAAATTGTAAACTTACCTTGTTGGCTTCGTGCAACTGAGTTTTGTTTCAAGTGCACTTTGCCTGCAACAACATTGGCTGAATGGCCATTTTAGGTAATAAGTGATAATTAAGGAAATTTTGATTCGATGGACATTTTATCTATTTTCCCCCTTTTTATTCCactttacacatgttttgattCTGTGAAAATTTTATCCTATTCATTTCTACATTACTACCTTGAATGGTCACTCAAATGATATATGCAAATATGCCTTGCcttcatgaaaaaaaatatgaaatttttaatCTTGAAATTAAATAGCTTTTCAGCTAAAACACGTAAAAATGACTTGATGATGTAAATACTCCTTACATCGAACTTAAAACTCTTCctttatatttttgttgaattggCTTTTTTTTGTTACGATACTTTGAGAAAATTATGTCCATATTATCTTAAGTTCATTTCATTACAGAATCAATTGCATACATAAATATTGATCACAACTCACTCCACATTCTATAAAGCCAAAAGAGGGAGCAATAATCTTGTTGACAAGCTTCCCATATACAAGCACATTTTTTGACACACTCATCATCATATTTATctcttccatattttctttttgcTTAAATATATTTAGCAAGAGCAAGAAGATAATTTCTTCATCTCACTAACTTCAAAATCAGGACCAGAAATAACATCAATTTTCAATCCTTTAAGAAATCCATTATTAGTCTCTTTGATGTGATTTCCATTAGCACCAGAACCCACCAGCAAAGTCTTTCTTGATACCATATTGAATATTTCTTCTAAGAGTTTAAAGAAGGCTGATTCAACATTGTGGCCGCTAAGAGCTGATGTCTCAGAGAAAAACAGCCCCTGCCTCTCTGCAAATTCGACCGCGTCTTCAGTTGGAACTGCCCTCGAGTCAACTAGATCAGCTTTGTTACCGATCAACATGATTACAATGGAACTATCGGCGTGAGCCCTGAGTTCCTCAACCCATCTAGCTACATGATCAAATGTCTGTCTCTTTGTTATATCGTAAACTAACAAGGCTCCTAGCGCTCCTCTGTAGTATGCACTTGTCACTGCTCTGTACCTGTTCAACTCAGGGGACAATGTACATTATAGAGACGTACTGACTTTAGTTCAAACTATATATacaaatgaaaattttcaaaaatttataaaCTTCGAACTAAGTTCACTTttttatatgtgtgtgtgtgacaAGAAGTATGGTGCTAACTGCTACGGCTACCTATCTTGCACTCTATTTCATTTGCTTTTGCACCCTCATCTTTCTAAATATCGCAATGTAACAAGTAAGGTTAAGTAACGAAAACTTGATAATCATGGTATAATAATGTTGTTAGGAAGAATTTTTGATGTTAGATGCATTGATCTAGATTATTATGTTGACATTCAACTTTAAATTGATCCTCATGGCAGTAGGAGCGGATTTAAAGCCCAAATTACAGTGCATGTAAACCCATCTTTCCGTCAAATTAGATATTTTCTGTACATATTCCATAAAATTGATCTAATATTATCTGTTAGCATCCATGTTGTAAAAAGCATAATGGTGCACTTGGTTAAAGGCTGAGTTAATACCCAAAGGAACATGAATCAATTCCCACTTAATGCTCACTTTTCTCCACAGAATTGGaacaaaaattgggtcaatttaAAGAACGCATATCAATGAATCAtcaaattcattcaagaaaAGCCAGAGTGTGTAGTGATTTTTACTCCCAACAGCAAGAGTGATCAAGTGATCATCGAATTGTTTAGTAGTGCACTCATGTTCTAGAAATCCTAGATTCGTCTCTCTCCCGTGGACTTATCGAGTATAGTTATAGAAtgtttaagatattttattaaagGGTAACAAACTACAGCCACACTGGGAATGCTACATGTTCAATGTTTGTGTTTCATTAATGTAAttgttaaagatggtgaaatTGGCATGTGATAGCTGGAATAACATTGTCACAATATGAacacatgatatcaccatatctTAACAGCTACAGAATCAAATATGATTGGGGCCCTCATTATGTTAGAGTATGAAAGGTAGCAGGTACAATCAATTTATTAATTCCATCCACAACCGGGTTGCTGGTACTGTGCTTAGCTTGACTAAACATCACTACAATctctcaaaattaaattattaggCAACTCCATTGACTTAGTAATTGCACAAGTGCTGTAACGCAACTTCATATTGGGTTCAAAATGTAAAATGAACACAGTGCATATAACAGTAGTCATCATGAAACTAATGTTGAATCTAAAACAGCTCAAATTATACACTTTTAGGTCAAACTCAGCCGTTTTTTCTGAAATGGTCTCACAGTATCAACTACACTTTATATGtagcttccttttctttttagtgACTTATTTGACAACTAAGTGGAAGGAAAACTAAACTGGCATTTATGTGAACATGAATGAATCAATTACTTATACTACTAAttagaagaagagaggaaaaaaaggaaaagaaacagAAAGGCAAACCTTTCTTGCCCTGCAGTGTCCCAGATCTGAGCCTTAATCACTTTGGACTGAATAGAAACAGTTCTAGTCTGAAACTCAACACCAATTGTTGATTTTGAGTCAAAACAGAACTCATTCTTAGCAAACCTGGAAAGCACCTGAGTTTTCCCAACAGCAGAGTCCCCAATCACCACCACCTTaaacacataatctattttaTCCTCATTATGATGAACCCCATTCACACGATTCATTTGATCTTGCTGCTGCTGCTTCTGAT
This window encodes:
- the LOC129886424 gene encoding ras-related protein RABA3, which produces MNQEMSGVEDQKQQQQDQMNRVNGVHHNEDKIDYVFKVVVIGDSAVGKTQVLSRFAKNEFCFDSKSTIGVEFQTRTVSIQSKVIKAQIWDTAGQERYRAVTSAYYRGALGALLVYDITKRQTFDHVARWVEELRAHADSSIVIMLIGNKADLVDSRAVPTEDAVEFAERQGLFFSETSALSGHNVESAFFKLLEEIFNMVSRKTLLVGSGANGNHIKETNNGFLKGLKIDVISGPDFEVSEMKKLSSCSC